A stretch of DNA from Ricinus communis isolate WT05 ecotype wild-type chromosome 4, ASM1957865v1, whole genome shotgun sequence:
GCAGTGCTAATATGATGGAGAGACCAGAACCTTCCTAGTAAATGATGATTAGGttatgttatttcctcatGCTAAAGTTAGAAATCTTCATTTTACATGTTCAAATTATTGATAGCTTGTGCTTAAAAGATATTTGGACTTGGTGCAAAGAGATAAGAGGCATAGGGTTTTTAAGTTTGAATCCATATGGATTTGACAGATGTGAAGAGGTAGGCTACATAGGAAAGggataataattttgaaaattttgatctttatactaaaatgaaatattgTGCCACTACACTCTCATATTGAAATTACAAGATATTTGAAAATGTTAATAAAAGGATTCGAGACTGCATGACCAATTTGGAATAGATTCAATCGTCTAATGACGCTTTGgatagaaaagataaataaattaggatACCATAAGATCTTAATGAGTGCATGAAGCATGAAAAGATGGTATAGAGTTAAAGATAAGTCCTTGCGGTTAATTGAGGGAGGTAGAAATACAAAGTTCTTTTATATAAAGGCTTCAGATAGCCAACCTCAAAATGGTAATTGGGTTGTTGGTAAGGTAGAGATGTCTAGGGTGGTTATAGTATGTTTCAGAGCTGTTCCAAGGTTCGAATTCCCTTAATTCTGCCATAGTTATGGAAGCTATATCATATCATTTGAGTGATAATATGATCCATTCTTTACAATCTCCTTATACTAGTGATTAGGTTCTCTctatgttaaaataaatatatagttgCAAATCTCTTGGTCCGAATGGTATGTatgttttatttgttattaagTTTTGGCAATACTGTAGATAATGAGTTTTAAGATGttcttcttaattttcttaattcagAATGATATATGTTAGTATTAATCATATCTTTGTTATTTCAATGTCTAAGTAAAATTTTCTTGAGTCCCTTAAAGATTTATGTCCTATTAGTCTTTGCAATATGGTCTATAAGCTGAAACTTGAGGTGTTAGCTAATAAATtgagattaattttttatttttattttattaataagtcTCAAAGTGCTATCATTCATAGTAGGCATAGTGCTAATAGTATTATCATTGCATTTTAGCTTTTTTCATTCCATAAAATCTATGATAAAGAATAGGAGGAGTTTTTTTGGCTTTAAACTTGATATGAGTAAGGCCTATGATCGAGTTGAATGATTTTACTTAGAGAAAATATGGTCAAGATAAGTTTTTCTTCTTAacaaattattatgatttgcTTATATCTCATTAATGATTCTTTTCTAATGAAGATATTCCTAATAAGTTTTTATAATGAGCTTGCTCTTCAaaatattctttctttgaatGAGATAGTTTTTCTATGGAAAAAAGAGTAACTATcctgattaatattaaaattttatattatgttcttatttgctatcaattttttatttttaaaaatttattatgtcAAATTGACTATTTTGATCATATATTGAGTTACTTAGAGAGATTTCAGTCAATTTTGAATGACGGGCTACGCATGTTTTGTAAAATGTACTTATCTCAAAAATAAAGTGAAATcacaattatttaaataatgcACTGATTAgtgaattctaaaaatataattctattttagctATTACATCATCTAAAGTTGGCTAAGAGTGAGTCAcgttaaaactaaaataatatatttatatttagtatcaaaagaaatttaaaaatataaccaaATGGAAACATAATAGAGAATTTTGATAGCAGATGATATAGTTATGTGAATATGGGAATACTAATATAAATGGTTATTGAACTATAtatttagtttcattttagccacaaaattttaattttaattttactttaatttagtAGTTTTGCAAATAAAACATTGACACatggtaaaaaaattaataaaaaaatatgacatgttaatttcttattggcaatatgattaaattataactaaaactaaaattgaatGATTCAAAtgcaacaaattaaaattttacaatcaaTATGAAACTATCCCTTTCAATGTGGTAGAAATTTAATGAATTGTGTTCTACTATTTTTCTCTAATAAGGCTAGATTGCGCCATGTTTATGTGTAAATTTAAGGCGGAAAATGAGTCAAGCCAAAGAGTTTTAGCTAATCATAGCTCACAAAAatcataagaaatataattaaatgtattgtttatttaataaataaattactatttatCATACATATGTACATGtacattatataatatatttaatataaaactttAGTTACAAGATATTTTTGGagtatataaataaactaatttacaaattgaaaagtcggtttttatttatattaaatttaatttaattgttatataaaatttaataaataatttaaattaatttctatcaaattaaattttaaatagctCACGAGCGgtgtatttataattttaaatgtaattttatttaaataataagataaaaaaattaagaaaaaaagtatatacTCATTGGTAGTTTGGTGtgctaaaagaatattttaattaggaaacaggaaaagaaaaaggaataaaaaagGTCAGTGTCAAAATAGCTGGAGCAGAAGGAACAGAGAATAATATACAGTTGGAAGAGTTGTGTATGGAGAGTTCTGCACCGTCCATTCTTTGCTTTTCCCTCATAAATGCAAATATTGGAATTctctatattaaaaatcttcttcttcttattaatTTCTCCCATACATCAAAACGGCAGACTTTAATAAATTCCCaaattacatttaaattttgGTTGTGAATTTTCTGATACACATGCACGTGAACTGGTCGGTCCACACCCACCcaccattttatttatttatttattttgattttatttcccTCAAATTTTGggaatccttttttttttttttcttttgttatatatttcaaGAATCACACTCTTGGTCATGGACatgttataaatatatataatcatgtGTCACGGGATTTTTATGTTGTTTATTTTGTGtgttttatcaataattgtatttctttaactttaataataataataataataataataataataataatattaccgaaacttaatttaaatgataaaaatacttattttttgaGAGGTAGAAGTTTTGAGATAAAGTTTCCATCTTACTCCATGAGATTTCACCTTTATATCGAGTCGTGTAAGATTTTACATGTACGGCAAGTTGTGTAGCTCACGGCCATTAaacttcttttaaataaaaaaattaacaataataataataattcaatagatattaaaattattatgtagctcacattttattaaattttttaaataaaataataataataataatagttgaaTAGATATTACAATTGTGTAGTATGgaaccaattaaatttgatcTTGACTATCTCTTACTAATTATAACATAGTCGCATCTCAATAATGAAAGATTAGTTAAGAACAAaagcaaataaagaaaatttatgagtttttcaCCTCCAATTAGCCCCAagtcatatttacaaatgattTCCCCTTGTTTGGCTTTTCCCCAGTTAGCTTTATCTCCTGGATTAGTTAGAATATGGGACAATCTCAAAGTGACCAATTCTTTTTgtaacaagaaagaaaattaaacagaaaaagaaaagtaagaaTTAGAAGGGGTCCAATCTTATGTCACCCACATGCTTTTTATTGTTGACATTATTGTCAAAAAGGTCAAAAAGAATACCAGCCTGTGGTTCCTCCCTAGAACAAATATTACATGTTACTTTAGCCCTAATTCacctaataaattataaaagaaaaatatgccTTTCTCCCATTAGCAAAACTTcccctaaataaaataataataatcttttttcaatttaactaaaatctcataaaagaTGTTATCTAgtacattttaaattaattaaactaacccttaatattaaatatcagaTAAAAAGAACCTTCAATATGTTGAGCCACTCTTAAATGTTAGAATTCAAATCATAGTCATATGAATATTATAACACAAGGCCCTAACAAActcagaaaaataataataataataatactccAGATCATGTGGAGAATAACAAAagtttaaacaaaaataaatgtgTGGCAGCCAGCAAGAATCCCCACCATAATAGCTACATCCCATTGGTGGGAGGCAATGGTGGGTCCCATACACCGACAACACTTCAACCAGATAATACAATCCCTTACTTTATAGAACATAAAACTGAAGAAAACATgcacatatatattataatgttattatatatttattttattattatatatgaagaaggaaataaaagaatgcAAGACCTCccatatatatcaatatatcaTATAGATATATCATATATACCACTTGTATCTCTATActcaaatgaaagaaacattatcatacaaaaaagaagaagaaagggtgGGAAACACTGTTCTACTCAAAgatcaattaaataaaccaagaagaatttatcatatttatcaagaaatgaaagaactatataatatatatatatatatatatatatatatatatatatattattctgTCATTGCCGTGTGCTTTGTAACCTTGAACCAATCATCTTCTGCTCGAATTTCTTCACAGACCAAGCAATGTCGCGCATTGTGGTATCCAGAAcataagggttgttttcaaagtTGATTTCTGTTACATTGAGCAAGTTCCGGCACGGTTCGCGCCGCTGCGCTATTGTTCCGTGATAATGGAAGTATTTGATCTTGCTCTCTGTCTTGTGATTCGTCTTCCCAGCTAGGTTCTGCGACATGTGCACCCCAGTTGCGAAGACATTGCGCGGCTGGATTGCGTATTTGCGGTCCCTCCTTATACCCCTCTTGATATCTCTATAGACAAGCTTCTCAAACCCCCATTTCCTGTGAATCACATGgtataaaagagaaagaagaagattcaTTTCAATGCCAAGCCAAAATGCAAATTTTCCACAACAAAAGATCATTTGCAAGTAACCTGAATCTAGCAAGCATTTAGAATCCATCTTGAAAGTCTTAAGTAGGCCACAAAACATCAAGCATCTAAACCATGAAAGTGATTCTCAGAATCAAGATTACCATATACATAGATGACATAACCAGATaatattttgagttaaaaGGTAAAGGTCCCCACATCAGAATAATCTTGAGATTTCCCATTCAAATCATTCACGTATGAATAAAGATTTATGTAATTTCATATTGATGAACAAGCATCAACATAGTAtgaacattaaaattaatccatgTGGTTCTCTGTCTTTCTCTCTTGAAGTAGAGAACAGCAGAAGTTGTTGAAAAAAGACTATCAAACACTTGCATGGCAtatatggaaaaaaaaaaattgacaaaGGTACTAATCACATGAATAGACAATCACTTTAAAACACTTCAAACCCACTCCCACTTCAAGAGAAAGTTTCACCATACCGACACCAAGATAGATGAATAATTCCAAACACCTACACACCAATTGATCTTATGTCCATTCCCATTTAATATATTCAACATTAGCCTTAAAATATACCAATCAATCAATCACcacaaaattacaaatttgcATGATATCACACCCATTCAAACTTAACAACCATACAATGTTGTAAACCTCCAATTGGATCCTCCTCCAATGTATTCCCATGTTGAGATAAAAATGTCAAAGAGagatacaattcaatcattgaTGAAGTTAGAACAAGCAATATCACCAAAATAGCAAAATAGCAGAATAGCAAAACTGATTAGAACCAATTATCAAAACCAAAAAGCAATGGAAATTTAACATCTTAAACAATTCAATCTGCTTTAACAAGTTTGGCATGCCTAATTATATTCACAATTCAGACTTAGCAAAGCAAAAttcacaattaattaataaaatcatgtATTATAATTTGTATGATAATCAGTTGTCAAAGGAATCAAAGGAAAGCAAAAGGACTGTTACCTGTAATATCTACCATAATCAGCAGAGAGACAGAGCTTGCTGCTCATGGGCATCTGCTCAAAAGTGAATTGATTATAATCTGAGAGAGAATCAAGAACAGACTTTATAGTGTTCTTTGGAGGGATGTAAATGTACTCATcaacatcaaagaagaagatccACTTGGCCACAAACTTATATCTGTGCAAACAGTCATTCACCACCATAAACTGATTATGATAATACCCATCAAACCGTTCTTGGTCTCTTATATCTTGCAATGTAACATAACCCAATTCCATCCATGGCTTCAAAACCTCTAAAACCTCTTCATGAACACCACCAGCATCATGTATAACAAAATGAGATCTTTCACCGAATAGCCTCACGTGATAGGCCATCCATTCTCTTACTCTTTGTGGGCTTAAGCCTCCATAAAGAGAAGACCCACAATACAAATAGTCATACTTCGGCTTTGTAGTGAACAAACTAATGTTTAAATTACCGGGTGGCTCTTGCAAAACCTCAAATCTATCCGTAATGTTGAAGTCTCTATCACCACCGCCGGATGTAGAAGCATGCAGGAACAATTTGCCACCTGAATTATCAGAGTTAATGGGTTGTGCGAAGGTGCAATTCACCACCACAACCGTGTAAACACGGCCGTAACCCCAATCTGGAAGGATCTTATAAGCAACGGCGGTGATGGGGTCGCTGCCTCCAGAGGAGGAGTTTTTATGCGGGACCCACTCGCACTGGTAAGTGGGTTTGGCGTAAAGATGGAGAGGCTTTGAAGAGAGACCTACAATAGCAAAAGTGTCAAACCCACCTCTATAAGCACCCATGGCGATAAAGTTATAAGCCGCGGCGCCATGTGGATAAAAGGCTCTTTTGACGGTACCATTCGGAGTGAGCTGTTCTTCAGGTTGTTGTAAAGACGATGGAGGAGAAGACTGAGGAGAAACAGAGGAAGAATTCAAAGGTAAGGCAATagaggtggtggtggtggtggtggttgtGGTGGTTGTGATTCTCGAAATGCAGAAACGGAGATCAGAAGTAGAGATGGTGAAACGAGATGGCAGAAACTGTAAAAGAGTAGCAATAGtacaaagaattaaaagagCCGTTAAAAGAAGCTTAAGCTCCGCTGCACAGTTCATTACGACtcctataaacattttcttgtctcctcctcctcctcctcctctttctttctctctttctttacCCATCTTGAAAAGCAAGTACACACTGGTACTGACCAATGCAAGTTCTTTTTACACACAGAGACGGACAGATTGCTGGTGCAGATAATACAAAAGGGttctgtttcttctttttttgggaAGAGCgcaagagaagagaagagaagagggCAGCCAGCAAGCTAGCTGAGTTCCTCTATGGGGtctgttctttttcttttttcctttttattttttcttatgtgtgtttttataagtaaatttaCAGAGGttttttgttaaattgatGAAGGGGAAAGGGTGGGAGAGTGGGTGGTGGGGTGTTTTTGGTTGTCGTTTTTGGAAGGGTAAAATGTAAAGGATGGATTTAAAACTGTGTGAGGTTTTTGCTTTTCTGTAATGTGTATTTCTTGATTCTTAATTACTACAAGcaaatttcatttcattttcatttcatgGGGAGGGACAATGAAATTAGGCATCTTCACAAAGAGTTCTGTAAGGATTTATGGATTCtcaacatttttattttttaaatgttgaaattagtaaaatgaaa
This window harbors:
- the LOC8258884 gene encoding galactan beta-1,4-galactosyltransferase GALS3 translates to MGKEREKERGGGGGGDKKMFIGVVMNCAAELKLLLTALLILCTIATLLQFLPSRFTISTSDLRFCISRITTTTTTTTTTTSIALPLNSSSVSPQSSPPSSLQQPEEQLTPNGTVKRAFYPHGAAAYNFIAMGAYRGGFDTFAIVGLSSKPLHLYAKPTYQCEWVPHKNSSSGGSDPITAVAYKILPDWGYGRVYTVVVVNCTFAQPINSDNSGGKLFLHASTSGGGDRDFNITDRFEVLQEPPGNLNISLFTTKPKYDYLYCGSSLYGGLSPQRVREWMAYHVRLFGERSHFVIHDAGGVHEEVLEVLKPWMELGYVTLQDIRDQERFDGYYHNQFMVVNDCLHRYKFVAKWIFFFDVDEYIYIPPKNTIKSVLDSLSDYNQFTFEQMPMSSKLCLSADYGRYYRKWGFEKLVYRDIKRGIRRDRKYAIQPRNVFATGVHMSQNLAGKTNHKTESKIKYFHYHGTIAQRREPCRNLLNVTEINFENNPYVLDTTMRDIAWSVKKFEQKMIGSRLQSTRQ